The region CAGTGACTTCATCATTAAAAGAAGCCAAGACAAACAGGCTGTCGTGTGGGCTGGACCGGGCCCGGCCTCGGTACGGCCTCTGGCAAAATGCGGCTCAGCGGACCGTCGCCGGATGGAATCACAACTCTGGTCATTGTGCCTGTGACAGCTGACAAATGGAGCTCAAACTGGATCTGACTTCCCTGTGAGACGAATACTGCCAGGTCCAGATAGCTAATGTGACATGGCAGCACTGGCTCAAATTCAAAGCAGTTTTTAAACAATGCTTTATTGTTTTCAACATGCAGTGGCAATACTACCAACATCTCAATGCCCACTAACCATACACGTTTAGCAATGTTtccgctttttttattttacatgacTTCCCCTTAAAGTGATCACCGCGACTACTTCACAAAATCTTAACACGTTTGTAGAAACATAAATTAGCAAATCAAATAAGAATACAACAATATTCCAAATAAATCTGTGGCTTTATCACTTCAACTTTTCATGTTTCATGAAACCATGCATGCAAAACTGTGGGCTGCATTTTGGAGctgaaagcaaaaataaaacatccatattaaaaaaaaaaaaaggaaaaagcccAGAGCCTGACAGAAACTCTGAAATTGCTGCTATTGCAATTTGAAAATTACCTTCAGCTACACTGCGATTTAAATATGATGAATTGTTCATCCCCAATTTGCAACCACGCtgtctgtttttgtttctcGACAGTTAAAACATCATGACTACTTTCCACCATGCTGAATCTCCTCTATACTACCTTAAGGGACAAATATCTGCCATTTCCTCGCCTCCGCAAACAGCCATTGCACCACTATTATagaatgtgtaaattttgtgcaTCAGTGCCAGAGAGACCCGGAACTGCAGTTATACTTAATTTCAATGGCCCCCCTGCGCCGTAAGCTGCTGAGATGAGCAAGCCCTGAATACAAACAACCAACGGATGTTGGGATTAGCCCGGCAAATGTGATCCCAAAGCGGCAATGAAAGACAAATAACAATTTTTCTTCCCCACAGTTGCTCACTTGGCCAGGTAGCCCTCGACTGCAGCATTTTCCAAAGCCGCTGCTGACTGCTAATGTTCATTCACTTGAGACCAATTAACCAAAACATGCCTGCAAAGACACATCAGTTTATCACTGCTGGCTGCTGTATTTGTATGCTTTCCGTGTCTCAATTTGGATTTTACCCTAAATAATGTATATTTAAAAGGTGGTACACAATAAAAGTAATAACTCAAATACACTGCAGCCATTTAATATCATTTAAGTACATGATAGAGGTCATACCTCTGCAGTACTGTTGATGTCATCGGGATCGTCCTCGTCACAAGAAACCAGTGTGACGTGGGTGACGTTCTCCACTGGGTTGGTCAGAGTCAGCAGCACTTGACTCTCCTACAGAGATAAGAAAGCAAAACGTTCAGCTCACTTCAATAAAACCAGGTTTGCTTTTCCTGGAGATCTGATGAACATCTGCTCGTTGGAGACATTTTGTAAACCTACAAGTATACGACCAAATCACACCTCCACAGTGCCATGATGAAAATATGAACAGAATAAATGTTGAATACAAGTGCAACATATTTGATAATTATCCCTTTTCTAGCATCtaactagaccaggggtgggcaaactacggcccgcgggccacatccggcccacgggaccgtttaatccggcccgccaaccctgaacaaattgtattattaaactttttttttttgtcattttgcctgcaatgactgcgtttccccagtagatggcgaagcgctcgcctgcgcatttactaccggaagccgtgtcagaaagctcggtgcacactcacaagtgcgtgtacgtattcagtagtacggacttggcgcactctcgctctattcgtatcagtcccgaatttagagcgtgggctttgacgacagcattcttataattcgcgcgctgagctttcagatgcagttttgcgctaaagccacccacaaaccttcccctggaatccttccattaaaatgagtggcccgaaaaaaagaagtgagtgccgagtgtttaaaaaagagtggccaatttggctcgacgtacgcgacgtgacgttcagccacatcaacatcaacccgtcacagatcaaggtaaacggaccaacacctcggatctcgcctaagaattgccacaacaaattttactccagactatgacgcactagcaaaaaagggacaccaacaacactgttcccactgaaaatgaacgggaggctctcaagtttattgtaaaaaaatgcattttgaatatgatttgtacacatagcagggattgaaactagcgaccattctcattttcaaacaatgcaggatgctcaaggacattgatgcaccacctatttgggactaatcttaacctgtaaagttcttaaggcttactttaagcaagtgtttcccgtttcctcacctctgttaccaggtgtttgcgagttaaaactctgctctgattttcagatacccctcaccgtgttgctgttttgattactttatttggatgtatgctttcaccgattcttcaatatgatatatttggtcagaatgtttgccgtttgatgtgatctcataagataaacatctttcattaatctgacctgcaggcactgaagtgatggagattgttattcataataacagtgtcgtattttatgagaatcactgatagcagttttttagtgaattattttatttttttaatgctgttaataaatgcatttgttttcaaaaaaattgtttggaatatccatgctttactacctactaaaggccaagatcttttatgcaatgacctttacaggtcgcttatatgacttcacacaacgcctacgtccatctgctccttgtccggccctccggtccaaatttagaacccagttcggcccgcgagtcaaaaagtttgcccacccctgaactaGACAGACTCACCTTCAAGTGGCGCAGATTTGGAATGGACATAATTCTCACTTCAGGGATGTAGCTCCTACAGAAGAGAAATGCAGGACTAaatttacagtttattacaaacaataataaaaaacatgcaAATATGTTTCATTTTAagtgcaaaatgaaaaacaagaaCACTATAAACGCTAATTGAGAGCAAgctatcaaaataaatcaataatacAAAATCCCCCCCGGGGTAAAACTGCAAATGAGAGCATTTCTTGAATACATAAAAATCACCATAACAAAGACAAAGAAGCAACAAAGAACAACACTGGTAATTTCTGATTACATGTACATCTGATTACTAAAAATGTATCGATATCGATACAGTCAAATATCTGCACTGCTGCCAACACGTACCAGGCACATTAGGCCCACTTGCAcactaacaacaacaaaatgccgAAGCCTTCGAATGTTGAAGGTGAATGTGCGATGATCGACACTCACACAGCAACCAGTTGAATCTTAAACTTGATTGAAGTTGGATTGAATTCGGGTTTGCTCAGGTTGTGCTCGCATTTctgaaaggacaaaaaaatgaacaagTCAAATCCATCTAAATATGGGCTATAAATTATTGACTGAGTGTGTCGCTGGACTGACCCTGCAGCGCAGCGAGCGCTTCATTAGCAGATGTTTGTGCCGCGGGTGCAGCTGCGAGGCTCCTGCGGGCTGGAAGTCCGgctggaggaggcgctggcgCAACCGGGTCACTGCAAAGAGGAAATCACTTGAATGATGAATACATTTTTGTGTAGCGTACTAGCAGTGGGTGAGTACATGTACCAGATTGTGTCTTGATTCAAGGAACTTTAACTCATGAAGAATGTCAATACCCATTTAACACATCGATGAATAATGTGCATCGGAGAGACAGAAAGGTCTTTGCTCGCAATTACCTGTCAATGTGTTACTTCGAATATTTATGTATCCACGGTACCAGTGCTAGTGATACTTGGTATCAGTATCGGCGAGTACTCAAGAGTGATTATTATTGGTATTAGTCTGAAAATAATTAGTGATTTTGAACATCCCTATACAGTACAATACCGTGATTCCCAACCAGAGTGCAGCGGCACctgttttgatttattattgaTCTATTAATGATGTCACTTTGACATATTTGTTTTGTGGTGTTCCACATTTTTAGATGGTAAATGGGTGCCTGGATTTAGGGTTAAAAAAGATTTGTTGTAGTATACTCTATGTAGCAAATTTGTATCATGAGAATAGTGAAAATGTGATTTGCACAGTACATAATTAATAAGACTAAATGACAGATTAAACAGTCAAAATTGTTGGACAGGAATATCACTGGCCATTTTTTACTATTTAGCAAGGCTGACTGCCTCCAAACTTTCGTTATAGTAAACCTTAAGCTTCTTGCAGTGGATCCAAATAACATTAATTGGCAATACCTTTGATTAAAGCAATCAGAAAAGTGTCCAAACATTATCGAGTAGATGGTTTACCCTCTGGCAAGCAGATGGGCCTTGTGTAGCAATCTTCAGGCAGAggctccacctcatcaacagcCTGGGCAGGCTCGATGGTGATCTCTCGCTGGTCCTCCCCCTCTTTAAGGCTGCAAAGAAAGATGGCCAGCCATCAATATTGCCATCCCTCCCTGCGCTAATGAATTTCCCTTTTACCACTAAGGCAATTATTCATTATCATACAAAAGATGGGAAAGAAGTATCACTCTGTAAGTATGATATAATGAAACGGAGGGTGCCAAACCGCTGTCAATATGCAAATCAGAATGTGGCCCTTTCAAGTCACAACATTTAATCAAGTCGATGGTGAAAAATGTAACTCACGAAAGGCCGGCCAGAGTGGAAATGGGCGCTCCGGACCTCTGCCTCTGCAGTCGTGTTCCAAGGCCATATTTTTCCTACATGACGGAGAAAGAACGGGGTCATCTATTCAACACGAGTAGTGCTTAATCTAcagtgatgtttttttcccccacttctACGGATTGTTTTTAACGGAAGGTGACGTGTACAGTAACCAAAAAGATGGACAACATGGAGAACAGCTGTCAAGccagacaaacaaaaatgtcagagGCGATTTATATCGTGAGAGACAAACACCTTTCTACTGAGGATAGCAGGAGAGAATTCAAGCTGAAATTGTCGTATTATGTGCGTATTGTATGTTTTCATATTAAGCTGTACAGGGTTGTAACATAAAAATCATTCCAGCTCACTCAAACCATCTACAATTTTAAATAGACGTATTTAAAAAAGCTGAagtttaacatttacatttttcttCAGGGTTAAGAATGACATCACAAGCATTGAAACTATACTCGGAAAAAGTCAAACTACAATGTCCATTCTCAAGGAAATTCAATGAAAATCCATCAATAGGACAGATTTGAACTTAGCGCAAAAAAATCAAAGACCAAGAGGGAAGAAAATACACAATGCACCTGTGAAATAACTGATGTTTTAAGAAAGAGATTAGAAAATCTCTCGTCTGAAtgttttttggatttttttttataaatatttagtTTTTCACCATTACATGTCATTTTATTGGCCTATGAGCTATAATTGCACAGTTATTCAATATTTCATCATATGATGTCAATTGTTTTGGGAAGAAACCTATAATCTTCTTTTTAATATAAATGTGCACGGCTAATATACTAATGCGTTTCTTCTCCCCTGCTAACCTCACACAAAAAAGCCTCCGCTGTGCGTTTCACCACAGGGGCATTCATGTGATCTGTGAGGTCAGACTCTAACAATTAAGAGATCGAGACTACAGTACATACTAAACTACAAATATCCAAATAGAACTCACCACCACATGAATAGTGTGTTGCTGGTAGGGGGGGggatcaaaaataaaataccggGGTGCGTAAGCaaaggaaaggggagagaacaAAGATGCATGAGCAAACAACAGTTGGCGTGCGACAGCAATACACAGCGCAGATTCTCAATTGGATAAACAAAAAAGACGTGTAGGACATCTCAATTTAAGCGTCAAGGCAAACTGATGTTTGTGCAATTTAGTGCCACTTTGTGTCTCGTCGATACAACAACCAACTTGGTCCTGTGACATACTGATATACTGTGTTGAATATTCAAGTGAGTCTCCGTTTGTCACAGAGGAAAGAGCGTACCGAGAAAGCGAGAGGCATGCACTGTCTTCTCCGGGCCAGCTTCTTCCTGTCTCGCTCCTGCTTCTCTCTGTGAGCCAATTGCTGGTAATATTCAATCAGCTTGTTGATCTGCGATAAAGAGAAATTCACATCAGGGCCTTTTTTGGTTTTCagtcatttttcacattttattcaaGTATGTGTCACCCCTACCTACACTAGATGGTGGTCACACTTCATCAACATGGATAGTGTGTTTTTCTATAGTTCTTCAATATGTGTATGGCAGCTGAGAATGGCTATGTTGAAATCAATCATTGCCTTTGCAGTAAATAAAGGCTTTACGATGCAACAATTACATTCTAGATTCGATTAATTCAATTTCCATTATGTCCCATGGACAAAACGGCATCTATATCTGAAGCAATCCATTGATCGGCACCCGCAGCAGATTGTGCTCAACCACAGAGGTTGCACTGTACAAAGATACACTCTTGAGCTATTCCGAGAATTCTGTCAAAGACAGCTATTCAGCACATCAAAACATGTGATCATCCCAAGGCAATGTAAATGACTGCAAAGAAGAAATGGGACAGCATACTCGCTGATTATGGCAGTTTTCAGGCTCTTGCCACCCACCGCTGGCTGCAAATAACAAACGCAGAATTACAGGATATAGTCATTAAACATGGCCAACAGTCTCACATATGATACATTCTATAGCAGCACCCACCCACTGACTTGTCAGCCATTCCTACATCCCTGGAGGTCCAGCGGCAGAAGCCACAGGCCAGGTAGTATGCTTTTTTCATTGTCGTCTTGGTGGGGTCATCGGGCAGAGGAGCCGGGATGTTGGTGGCCCGAGTCGACAGGGTGTGCATGCAACATGGGCAGTCGAAGCAGTTGGCACACCTACAACAGTAGAGGGATCAATGAAGTATTGTAAAAACACCACCTGTAATATCAACTTTGGAGATATGTAGAAGTTCAAGTTAACCTCACCTGTTCTTTTTCAGCTTGGCTTCTGCAGATGGCATGTTTTCCAAGCAGCTTGGACAATAATGGGAGTCCACCTGA is a window of Syngnathus typhle isolate RoL2023-S1 ecotype Sweden linkage group LG1, RoL_Styp_1.0, whole genome shotgun sequence DNA encoding:
- the dctn4 gene encoding dynactin subunit 4 isoform X2, translated to MASLLQPDRVVYLVRGEKKIRAPLSQLYYCRYCSELRSLECVSHEVDSHYCPSCLENMPSAEAKLKKNRCANCFDCPCCMHTLSTRATNIPAPLPDDPTKTTMKKAYYLACGFCRWTSRDVGMADKSVASGGWQEPENCHNQRINKLIEYYQQLAHREKQERDRKKLARRRQCMPLAFSEKYGLGTRLQRQRSGAPISTLAGLSLKEGEDQREITIEPAQAVDEVEPLPEDCYTRPICLPEVTRLRQRLLQPDFQPAGASQLHPRHKHLLMKRSLRCRKCEHNLSKPEFNPTSIKFKIQLVAVSYIPEVRIMSIPNLRHLKESQVLLTLTNPVENVTHVTLVSCDEDDPDDINSTAEVIVPRKELVLAGKDAAAEYDELAEPQDFQDDPDIVAFRKSNKIGFFIKVIPRKEDDADVTVSFKIRHDFRDLAAPVRPSEEGGTDAGAKAIWLTHHVELSLGPLVP
- the dctn4 gene encoding dynactin subunit 4 isoform X1, producing the protein MASLLQPDRVVYLVRGEKKIRAPLSQLYYCRYCSELRSLECVSHEVDSHYCPSCLENMPSAEAKLKKNRCANCFDCPCCMHTLSTRATNIPAPLPDDPTKTTMKKAYYLACGFCRWTSRDVGMADKSVASGGWQEPENCHNQRINKLIEYYQQLAHREKQERDRKKLARRRQCMPLAFSQHTIHVVEKYGLGTRLQRQRSGAPISTLAGLSLKEGEDQREITIEPAQAVDEVEPLPEDCYTRPICLPEVTRLRQRLLQPDFQPAGASQLHPRHKHLLMKRSLRCRKCEHNLSKPEFNPTSIKFKIQLVAVSYIPEVRIMSIPNLRHLKESQVLLTLTNPVENVTHVTLVSCDEDDPDDINSTAEVIVPRKELVLAGKDAAAEYDELAEPQDFQDDPDIVAFRKSNKIGFFIKVIPRKEDDADVTVSFKIRHDFRDLAAPVRPSEEGGTDAGAKAIWLTHHVELSLGPLVP